A stretch of Scheffersomyces stipitis CBS 6054 chromosome 2, complete sequence DNA encodes these proteins:
- a CDS encoding predicted protein yields the protein MTPQQKSAAHLPLLYNPFLNCIFNNPYYNKAPFKQTIEELARNHNDFTILVPPAHVLHHCYDPATELSSHKVLLRELCYNNEEFIRSHIIRTGTSYSSTITPISKVQSVIYNTMSGKQVLFKNGMVFMGKGFKRSLKLNVLSFQYFSSFCDYFPKGSKFMILYVEDCLIGSFDPHQHLSRIPQDDETSSQRSVSQQEVQDSITFEKLLRSFPLLSKAVSERFYRLFHHNNHQFRVLRINTRKKLEHIRIEFHSMLDEAYKIIQDSIKVENPDSEQTYNIINHILSIYPGLDLNRLVHDYVELNLYDKLWAQLLFQYNYPNDDKQSYDPEAVKFLTAETYNRLSCLALNQLDIPIFKPWQINTLQEKVALAIEEFSKLADSSIVNSTAKTKIIINTVNILSDLKSGSDFVMDADVLIGLLIMVIVHSKIDNLEAHLYYIKNFSAIDYSGDGHFNYIMSNLDAVLFHLSSSLSDELSDLIVHSQQNFEFWSAIQQGDVDAAKTMLDEVHENYVGKEIPSSHYLKSKNINGESCIMFAIKAKNFSIYDMLINEHPNWFSIDELLFDKNIITNQNLVMVALADECPEIATDLVNVILSSATKEEQVAYFNSVDNAGRSVGHYLFHNYKLMGILGDIIDWELKDLNSHTPLFSICRCYDHPNYPTLISEAFACVYQKYGGENINFDKHIDKSGNTLLHIILKNIPESQLLSRKENLISVNQQSSKYMTPLTLYVKYYRLENLKDLLQDNRLDFLLEDSKNCYNVFDYFGFSSMKSTIPNETFKKIESLIFGFYIDNFLPKVDCKKLFSLNAKYDQNKRDWFIFFRDSDGISNHKSLEMLKQIIYFIKLDNPCTYLPDKDVVWLNYGLGSTTPYFHKYRINRLIDTLNLFFTGLLYRNGNCYFERFLETGRDRERSTLDFIQEASLRQEKKRANLGVVKLKSSQIDEIEFFLTFAISDLYKYKDALHKFGKLSAIADMKQTDIRTVYLSALKKLVDREGNYTDELKSKVPVEAEIQDSCWGGFHSYVFWLQISLDELLKSVNKILEEIRTWKELYSSIRELNSELHQIEEKSPSNNNGGSLSRRSTFSIEPIPELDFEDDTTSAFFNFSNIIESKKARYKKLLMTKSEKVKQIMKLNVDIKWEHEVVASEISSFLKFRCDFLRFGVKTYVNSETKRIRNNSIELRKLLRDVKNNGKSYRK from the exons ATGACACCTCAGCAGAAGTCAGCTGCGCATCTACCTTTGCTATATAATCCATTTCTCAACTGTATTTTCAACAATCCCTACTACAACAAGGCTCCATTCAAACAGACCATAGAGGAATTGGCCAGAAACCACAATGACTTCACCATTCTTGTACCTCCAGCACATGTATTACATCACTGTTATGACCCAGCGACAGAGTTATCTTCTCATAAGGTACTTCTTCGAGAATTGTGCTATaacaatgaagaattcatACGATCACACATCATCAGAACAGGCACTTCCTATTCGTCTACCATCACTCCCATATCAAAAGTTCAGCTGGTAATATATAATACCATGAGTGGCAAACAGGTGCTTTTTAAGAATGGTATGGTTTTCATGGGCAAAGGATTCAAGAGgtcattgaagttgaacgTTTTACTGTTCCAGTACTTTAGCTCCTTCTGTGACTACTTCCCCAAAGGGAGCAAGTTTATGATTTTGTACGTAGAAGACTGTTTGATCGGGAGTTTCGATCCTCACCAACATCTCAGTAGAATTCCCCAAGATGACGAAACAAGTAGTCAGAGATCCGTTTCGCAGCAAGAAGTCCAGGATTCTATCACCTTTGAAAAGCTTCTTCGTAGTTTCCCGTTGCTTTCAAAAGCAGTATCAGAGCGATTCTACAGATTGTTTCATCATAATAATCACCAGTTTAGAGTATTGCGTATAAATACGAGAAAGAAGCTCGAACACATCAGAATCGAGTTCCACAGTATGCTTGACGAAGCTTACAAAATTATCCAAGACAGTATCAAAGTAGAAAACCCTGATAGCGAACAAACCTATAACATAATAAACCACATTCTCAGCATATATCCGGGGCTAGACTTAAACCGTTTGGTACATGATTATGTGGAACTAAATCTCTACGATAAATTGTGGGCGCAATTGCTATTCCAATACAACTACCCTAACGACGACAAACAGAGTTATGACCCAGAAGCAGTCAAATTCTTAACAGCAGAGACATACAACCGCTTATCATGTTTAGCTCTAAATCAGCTAGATATACCGATCTTTAAGCCTTGGCAGATAAACACTTTACAAGAGAAAGTTGCTCTAGCTATAGAGGAGTTCTCTAAGCTAGCTgactcttcaattgttaACCTGACAGCGAAGACAAAAATCATCATCAATACTGTAAATATATTATCAGACTTGAAGTCAGGCTCAGACTTCGTAATGGATGCAGATGTGCTCATTGGTCTTTTAATCATGGTTATTGTGCATTCCAAGATAGATAACTTGGAAGCGCACCTCTACTATATCAAAAACTTCAGCGCTATAGATTACTCTGGTGATGGTCATTTCAACTACATCATGAGCAACTTGGATGCTGTATTATTTCATCTATCTTCATCTCTTAGTGATGAATTATCTGATTTGATTGTACATTCACAACAGAACTTTGAATTCTGGTCTGCCATACAGCAGGGTGACGTCGACGCCGCTAAGACGATGTTAGATGAAGTTCATGAAAATTATGTAGGCAAGGAAATACCCTCAAGTCATTATCTCAAAAGCAAAAATATCAATGGAGAGAGCTGTATCATGTTCGCCATCAAGGCGAAAAACTTCAGCATATACGACATGCTCATCAACGAGCACCCTAATTGGTTCAGTATTGACGAGCTCTTGTTTGACAAGAATATCATTACTAATCAGAACCTAGTGATGGTTGCACTTGCGGACGAATGTCCTGAAATTGCTACCGATTTAGTAAATGTGATCCTCAGTAGCGCCACAAAAGAGGAACAGGTTGCTTATTTCAACTCTGTGGATAATGCTGGTAGATCTGTGGGACATTACTTGTTCCATAACTACAAGCTAATGGGCATACTAGGTGATATAATCGACTGGGAGTTGAAAGATCTTAACTCGCATACGCCGCTATTTAGCATATGTCGATGTTACGATCATCCTAACTACCCAACCTTGATCTCCGAAGCATTTGCATGTGTATACCAAAAGTACGGCGGAGAAAACATCAATTTTGATAAACATATAGACAAATCTGGAAATACTTTGTTGCACATCATTCTAAAGAATATTCCAGAGTCGCAGTTATTATCGAGGAAGGAGAATTTGATTTCCGTCAATCAGCAGAGCAGCAAGTATATGACTCCTTTGACTCTATATGTAAAATACTATCGATTGGAGAATCTTAAAGATTTGCTACAAGACAATAGGCTTGACTTTTTACTTGAagattcaaagaattgCTACAATGTTTTTGACTATTTTGGGTTTCTGTCCATGAAGTCCACGATTCCAAATGAGACGTTCAAAAAAATCGAAAGTCTCATATTTGGATTCTACATAGACAACTTTTTACCTAAAGTGGATTGCAAGAAACTATTTTCTCTCAATGCTAAGTATGACCAGAACAAGCGAGATTGGTTTATATTTTTCCGCGATTCTGATGGTATATCTAATCATAAATCATTGGAGATGCTTAAACAGATTATCTATTTCATCAAACTCGACAATCCTTGTACATACCTACCAGATAAGGACGTCGTTTGGTTGAACTATGGGTTGGGCTCAACAACTCCGTATTTCCACAAATATAGAATCAACAGATTGATCGACACACTAAATTTATTCTTCACAGGATTGTTATATCGAAATGGAAATTGCTATTTCGAAAGGTTTCTAGAAACAGGTAGAGACAGAGAAAGACTGACCTTAGACTTTATTCAAGAAGCTAGTTTAcgtcaagaaaagaaaagagcaAATTTGGGAGTTGTTAAATTGAAGTCCTCTCAGATCGACGAGatagaattcttcttgacttttgcaatttccGATTTGTATAAATATAAAGATGCACTTCATAAGTTTGGTAAGTTGAGTGCTATTGCTGATATGAAGCAGACCGATATCAGAACTGTGTATTTATCTGCACTAAAGAAGCTAGTAGATAGAGAAGGTAATTACACAGATGAACTTAAACTGAAAGTGCCAGTGGAAGCGGAAATTCAAGATTCATGCTGGGGCGGTTTCCATTCTTATGTGTTCTGGTTGCAAATCTCGTTGgatgaattgttgaagagtGTCAACAAGATCCTAGAGGAGATCAGAACATGGAAGGAACTTTACAGTTCAATTCGAGAACTTAACAGCGAATTGCATCAAATCGAAGAAAAATCCCCAAGCAATAAT AATGGTGGATcactcagtagaagaagtacttTCTCTATAGAGCCGATTCCGGAGTTGGACTTTGAAGACGATACCACCAGTGcgtttttcaacttcagtaACATTATTGAGAGTAAAAAAGCGAGGTATAAGAAGTTGCTCATGACAAAGTCCGAGAAAGTGAAGCAGATCATGAAGCTCAATGTAGATATCAAATGGGAACACGAAGTTGTCGCTTCTGAGATTTCTAGTTTTCTCAAGTTCAGATGTGACTTTCTCCGATTCGGTGTCAAGACTTATGTCAACAGCGAGACGAAGAGAATACGCAACAATAGCATAGAGTTACGGAAGTTGTTGCGGGATGTGAAAAATAATGGaaaaagttatagaaagtaA
- the NCB2 gene encoding Class 2 transcription repressor NC2, beta subunit (Dr1) (Negative Cofactor B2 is the beta subunit of a negative regulator of RNA polymerase II holoenzyme. It is homologous to the Dr1 subunit of the mammalian NC2 (negative cofactor2)~go_funtion DNA binding) yields GSSDDLSLPKATVQKIIGEILPKDIAISKEAREAITECSIEFIMMLSTQSNDIAEKEAKKTIASDHVVKALEELDFHNYLEIINKVLGEHKELLKGKEKKNNKFQNSGLSEEELLRQQEELFKKSRDR; encoded by the coding sequence GGGTCGTCGGACGACTTGCTGTTGCCCAAAGCCACAGTGCAGAAAATAATTGGTGAGATTTTGCCCAAAGACATTGCCATTTCTAAAGAGGCTCGTGAGGCCATCACTGAGTGTAGCATAGAGTTCATTATGATGCTATCAACACAACTGAATGACATTGCCGAGAAGGAAGCCAAAAAGACAATTGCATCTGACCATGTAGTCAAGGCgttggaagagttggacTTCCACAACTATCTcgaaatcatcaacaaggTCTTGGGTGAGCATaaggagttgttgaagggtaaagaaaagaagaataacaagttccagaactCAGGCTTGTCAGAGGAGGAGTTGTTGAGACAACAGGAGGAGTTGTTCAAAAAGTCGAGGGACAGA
- the LHS1 gene encoding Lumen HSP Seventy (Required for efficient translocation of protein precursors across the ER membrane), with amino-acid sequence MKLVLFCLCLVTTASYVAAAILGLDYGQQYTKAVLLAPGINFEMVLTDEGKRKDLSGISLRADKNDIERVYGSQTGSLCTRFPQSCILDIKPLLGKSIDDPTAKAYLTTHHGVKFVADETRNNAIKFDLGFDNQTYVFTVEEVLAMGLNEIKSRALDDLEANPAAATIAEDVVIAVPPYANQATRQAYLDALHLADFSNPLGLVDEGSTVAVNYLSNRKLEKADYNDAKEYHIVYDMGAGSTKATLFSFSAFKNGSLVLELEGIGYDEEFGGKLLSNSIYAVILEKFLIHFNLEEADVTPKIAARIAETAEKAKIILSANSEYHASLESIYDDRDFKTSITRGEFEEINSDLMGRITEPILSSLKDSGVTLDNVKSIILNGGSTRVPFIQKHLSTLVGEDRISKSVNTDESCALGSALKGLKLKTSFEKPGEIKVIEKNYNNYEYSINDESIVVFAKGSGINEKSRVNLGKLNDTVAINLYENGFLFKSYNVEDLLSKAKKLSCNSKETKEIVATFKLDNSKLFDLNKLEIECVSHEDKKGFLGNFLKKQVATEEEEEDIVESVDESNNSSSTNKTEKVVTKRAKKPITIVVPKATYPHIKPLNRTAKERLSAKLSYLNARDEQKIQMDQLRNVLEAKCYDLRNFVDDKETALLEEVSDDVISEHTKFVSETIEWLEFDSDDASVKDIEDKIKDLSDRKSKLEDIILMSETDLSISGIKKLYEDGSKIVMTIQSHMLEFGSQISEIRQKYENASFDFDKENNRIKLHLLSKGEDKMMSFDRNLAEYKKDVTTVGDLIDLPEEEFNKIPRSELYEYQNKLAKGIIEMLADILSIETSHNERIKMFNTKYDQLLKRREIKELRKKLKEEQAAAKEAKEVVEGDEEEEGGIIEEDDEEFSSVPVETATPSSETEPEPEVEEKADGDIEHDEL; translated from the coding sequence ATGAAACTTGTGTTGTTTTGCTTGTGTCTCGTGACCACGGCCTCGTATGTGGCAGCAGCCATCTTGGGGTTGGACTATGGCCAACAGTACACCAAGGCTGTCTTGCTAGCTCCAGGCATAAACTTCGAGATGGTGCTAACCGACGAGGGTAAAAGGAAAGACTTATCGGGCATCTCACTTAGAGCTGACAAGAACGACATTGAGCGCGTTTATGGTTCCCAGACTGGATCATTGTGTACTCGTTTCCCCCAATCTTGTATATTGGATATCAAACCTTTGTTAGGTAAATCCATTGATGATCCAACGGCAAAGGCATACTTGACTACCCATCACGGCGTTAAGTTTGTTGCAGACGAAACCAGAAACAATGCAATTAAGTTTGACTTGGGATTTGACAACCAAACGTACGTTTTTACTGTCGAGGAAGTGTTGGCAATGGGATTGAACGAAATCAAGTCCAGAGCCTTGGACGACTTGGAAGCTAATCCTGCTGCGGCTACTATAGCTGAGGATGTAGTTATTGCCGTTCCACCTTATGCCAACCAAGCTACAAGACAGGCTTACTTGGATGCTTTGCACTTGGCTGACTTTTCCAACCCCTTGGGCTTGGTCGATGAAGGCTCCACTGTTGCTGTCAATTATTTGTCGAACagaaagttggaaaaggcTGACTACAACGATGCCAAGGAATATCACATCGTGTATGACATGGGTGCTGGATCCACTAAAGCAACGTTGTTCTCGTTCTCAGCGTTTAAGAATGGTTCTCTAGTACTTGAATTGGAAGGTATTGGctatgatgaagaattcgGAGGCAAATTATTGTCCAACTCCATCTACGCTGTgattcttgaaaaattcttaatccacttcaacttggaagaagccGATGTCACACCTAAAATCGCAGCCAGAATCGCAGAAACAGCCGAAAAGGCTAAGATCATCTTGTCTGCCAACAGCGAATACCACGCTTCTTTGGAGTCTATCTATGACGATAGAGACTTCAAGACTTCTATTACTAGAggtgaatttgaagaaatcaactcAGACTTGATGGGGCGGATCACTGAGCCTATTTTGTCATCCTTGAAAGACTCAGGTGTTACTCTTGATAATGTCAAGTCGATCATTTTGAACGGTGGCTCTACCAGAGTGCCATTTATTCAGAAACATTTGTCCACTCTAGTTGGTGAAGATAGGATCTCCAAATCCGTAAACACCGACGAAAGTTGTGCCTTGGGTTCAGCTTTAAAGggcttgaagttgaaaacaTCTTTTGAAAAACCAGGTGAAATCAAAGTCATTGAAAAGAACTACAACAATTACGAGTACAGCATTAATGATGAAAGTATTGTAGTATTTGCTAAGGGATCTGGAATCAATGAAAAGTCTAGAGTCAACCTTGGCAAGTTAAACGACACTGTGGCGATCAATTTATATGAAAATGggttcttgttcaagtcgtACAATGTAGAAGATTTACTTTCGAAGGCTAAGAAGTTGTCATGCAACTCgaaagaaaccaaagaaattgTTGCAACCTTCAAATTGGACAACAGCAAACTTTttgacttgaacaagttggaaataGAATGTGTTTCACATGAAGATAAGAAGGGATTTCTCggcaacttcttgaagaagcaagtagctactgaagaagaagaggaggatATAGTGGAATCTGTAGATgaatccaacaactcttcttctaccaaCAAGACTGAGAAGGTTGTGACTAAAAGAGCAAAGAAGCCCATCACTATTGTTGTTCCAAAGGCAACGTATCCCCACATCAAGCCTTTGAACAGAACTGCAAAGGAAAGACTTTCTGCCAAGTTGTCCTACTTGAATGCCAGAGATGAACAGAAAATCCAGATGGATCAACTTAGAAACGTTTTGGAAGCAAAGTGCTATGACTTGCGCAACTTTGTTGACGACAAAGAGACAGCCTTGCTTGAGGAAGTAAGCGACGATGTCATTTCTGAACATACAAAGTTTGTCAGTGAAACTATTGAGTGGTTAGAATTTGATAGCGATGATGCTTCAGTTAAGGACATCGAAGATAAGATCAAAGACTTGTCTGACAGAAAACTGAAGTTGGAGGACATTATTTTGATGAGTGAAACCGACTTGTCAATTTCTGGAATTAAGAAATTGTATGAAGATGGAAGCAAGATTGTCATGACCATCCAGTCGCACATGCTTGAGTTTGGAAGTCAAATCAGTGAAATCAGACAGAAGTACGAGAACGCCAGCTTTGATTTCGACAAGGAGAACAACAGAATCAAATTACATTTATTGTCGAAGGGCGAAGACAAGATGATGAGCTTTGACAGGAACTTGGCAGAGTACAAAAAGGATGTCACAACAGTAGGAGATTTGATAGActtgccagaagaagagttcaacaagattcCCAGAAGCGAACTTTATGAGTACCAGAATAAATTGGCCAAGGGTATTATTGAGATGCTTGCCGATATCCTTTCTATTGAAACAAGTCACAATGAGAGAATCAAAATGTTCAACACTAAATACGACCAactcttgaagagaagGGAAATCAAGGAACtcagaaagaagttgaaggaagagcAAGCTGCTGCcaaagaagccaaagaagttgtagaaggtgatgaagaagaggaaggTGGTatcattgaagaagacgacgaagaattCTCCAGTGTTCCAGTGGAAACGGCGActccatcttcagaaaccgaaccagaaccagaggTAGAAGAGAAGGCTGATGGTGATATAGAACACGATGAATTATGA
- a CDS encoding predicted protein, which yields LDLVEDLPNNETVPLHWQQFKPTKGFEVDDSLPPVVMLHGLFGSKQNYGSVARQITQMTKNPVYGVDLRNHGQSPHSNPHNYYTMAQDVVRFLEDRGWKDTILAGHSMGAKTSMIAALIRPELISKLLVIDNSPRAKVLDSSFTHDLIGMCQVEHEAPQFKTKPPAFREKKIDSILRMYERDEKVRAFLKTNIIKSKFTEHPIFRVPVLNFLKDGVMNHLGGWPASSVEGKKFDKPVLVMGAKHSNFVEPESYSEFRKYFSNFSYQEFDCGHWIVTDLPEQFIDSTVQFIRDE from the coding sequence TTAGATCTAGTAGAGGATCTTCCCAATAACGAAACGGTACCCTTGCATTGGCAGCAGTTCAAGCCTACCAAAGGATTTGAGGTTGACGACAGTTTACCTCCAGTTGTCATGTTGCATGGACTTTTTGGGTCCAAACAGAACTATGGTTCTGTTGCTAGGCAGATAACGCAAATGACTAAGAACCCGGTTTACGGTGTTGATTTGCGAAATCATGGCCAGTCCCCTCATTCAAATCCGCACAATTACTACACTATGGCTCAAGACGTGGTGCGGTTTCTAGAGGACCGTGGCTGGAAGGATACTATCTTAGCAGGGCATTCTATGGGGGCCAAGACATCAATGATCGCAGCCTTGATAAGGCCAGAGTTGATCTCGAAGCTATTGGTAATCGATAACAGTCCCCGAGCAAAAGTATTAGACTCAAGTTTCACACATGACTTGATCGGAATGTGTCAGGTCGAACACGAAGCACCTCAGTTCAAGACCAAACCACCAGCATtcagagaaaagaaaatcgACTCTATTCTAAGGATGTACGAAAGAGATGAAAAGGTGCGAGCATTCTTGAAGACTAATATCATCAAGAGCAAGTTCACCGAACATCCTATTTTCCGAGTGCCAGTATTGAATTTTCTCAAAGATGGTGTAATGAACCATTTGGGAGGATGGCCAGCTTCATCGGTGGAAGGTAAGAAGTTCGACAAGCCTGTCTTGGTAATGGGAGCCAAACATTCCAATTTTGTTGAGCCGGAGTCGTATTCAGAGTTTAGGAAATATTTCAGTAACTTCAGCTACCAAGAGTTTGACTGTGGTCATTGGATCGTTACGGACTTGCCAGAGCAGTTTATCGATAGCACAGTACAATTCATTAGAGATGAATAG
- a CDS encoding predicted protein yields MFGLGKLLYVIILTVNGIAVLSEDRFLNRIGWGSSASSPNGGGQFQQYGNGFDQNDGTSVKTKIINLIGAIRTLLRIPLIAINVVVILYELILG; encoded by the coding sequence ATGTTCGGTCTTGGAAAGCTACTCTATGTAATCATATTGACTGTGAACGGGATTGCCGTTCTCAGTGAAGACCGATTCCTCAACCGCATAGGCTGGGGCTCTTCGGCTTCTTCCCCCAACGGCGGTGGCCAGTTCCAGCAATACGGAAATGGCTTCGATCAAAACGACGGAACTTCGGTCAAAACCAAGATTATCAACTTGATAGGTGCCATCAGGACGTTATTGCGAATTCCTTTGATAGCCATAAATGTAGTGGTGATCTTGTACGAGTTGATATTGGGTTAG
- a CDS encoding predicted protein yields MLATSPRQPRGRKKDSIEQFISSPQLFLENGLSQLRYMILIEGLSTPQGYDQCPYRSYVWSILWRVPNMTTDSYLSLVSQIPQSLGPEVYAKIRNDTFRTLKNDRNFQAKVSEETLIRILSCIAITTETTVGYVQGLNVLLAPIAYTCHRSEPHAYAILHSLLTNHIPLYITPNLDGVHTGLSLVDVVLKIIDPVLSEYLDSKFLKAKIYAFPSVLTLSACTPPLKSVLKLWDFLCAYGTHMNILFVVAQLIINRTALLHSEQPMKILRTFPNLEENEIIKLSLSFIPELPKELYDLISRHGYDPKVPRELKKFLAENML; encoded by the coding sequence ATGCTTGCAACCTCTCCCAGACAGCCtcgaggaagaaagaaggaCTCTATAGAGCAATTCATATCGTCTCCGCAACTATTTCTCGAAAATGGTCTTTCTCAACTACGGTATATGATTCTTATAGAAGGACTATCTACTCCACAAGGCTACGACCAATGTCCGTATCGTTCGTATGTGTGGAGCATTCTCTGGAGAGTTCCAAATATGACCACCGACTCGTACTTGAGTCTTGTTTCGCAAATTCCCCAATCTTTAGGTCCAGAAGTCTACGCTAAGATTAGAAACGATACCTTTCGTACTCTCAAGAACGACCGCAACTTCCAAGCGAAGGTGTCAGAAGAAACGCTCATACGAATTCTCAGCTGCATAGCAATTACCACAGAAACAACGGTGGGTTACGTCCAGGGCTTGAACGTTTTGCTAGCTCCTATTGCCTATACTTGTCATAGAAGTGAGCCTCACGCATATGCCATACTCCACAGTTTGCTCACGAACCATATACCACTCTATATTACACCGAACTTAGACGGAGTCCATACGGGACTCAGCTTAGTCGACGTAGTGCTCAAAATCATAGATCCCGTACTCAGTGAGTATCTTGATagcaaattcttgaaagcTAAGATCTATGCCTTTCCCTCAGTATTGACTCTTTCAGCATGCACACCTCCTCTCAAGTCAGTATTGAAACTATGGGACTTTCTTTGTGCCTACGGTACACATATGAACATTTTGTTTGTCGTAGCGCAGCTAATCATCAATAGGACAGCATTGCTCCACTCCGAGCAACCAATGAAAATCCTCCGGACATTTCCTAATCTAgaggaaaatgaaataatCAAACTCAGCTTGAGTTTCATTCCAGAACTCCCCAAGGAACTCTACGACTTGATCTCAAGACACGGCTATGATCCCAAGGTACCACGCGAGTTGAAAAAGTTTCTCGCGGAAAACATGCTATAG
- a CDS encoding predicted protein: protein DRKRERDSYSPRYEPRKNEHRSGNRDRSPRRTDSYRGDHRERDHYRGQYRERRDIREREIPDSPSSRDSSMAREKLTETSKKEEYSKNELQKKIKELSQQLSALNDVESIEDKTVIDSRWGVKPKGFEEVTAQRAKLSGLFPLPGYPRPVDFTKLEGMVKDRSNNKNDILFEMSHIDPVDAKSSRLLILHGVDFDKINHLKVVDYLNSYLKKIDIEETSLSNNIDDKRKTKDDKSLIVEFHNSTCCTIISSLVKLQLKFNEFKDDAELAHHEEETFTIKFERPNEYVVQTLPPYTKQDEDIKEKVVDSPRKITLKFSPETTETQIITELNLYSPVRAFQMFREVGTKVSLGMAFVEFFIDPASYKHTDQVIERLQELLQKLDQSQIIDEAFFSCIIPHKTSIQDCQINFDSLKHLVRNENVSTHPKSRVIQLLNVVTPKDLVEDSNYQFILKDIKREASRIGTVVSIKIPRPANEFTPGLAQFSVPGLGKVFIEFEDEEVAFRAIMELAGRSYNDRCVICAFYNVDDYRMGLY, encoded by the coding sequence GACCGTaagagagaaagagattcGTATTCTCCGAGATATGAGCCCAGGAAAAATGAACATAGATCTGGAAATCGCGATCGTAGCCCGCGGAGAACAGATTCGTATAGAGGCGACCACAGAGAAAGAGACCATTACCGAGGCCAATATAGAGAACGCAGGGATATCCGAGAGAGAGAAATACCCGACTCACCGTCTTCCAGAGATCTGTCTATGGCGAGAGAAAAACTTACAGAAACAAGTAAAAAGGAAGAGTATTCCAAGAATGAgttgcaaaagaagataaaagAATTATCTCAGCAATTGTCTGCTTTGAATGATGTAGAGtcaattgaagataagaCAGTCATAGACTCACGTTGGGGAGTTAAGCCCAAAggttttgaagaagttacAGCGCAAAGAGCAAAGCTTTCTGGATTATTCCCTTTGCCTGGATATCCGAGACCGGTAGATTTCACTAAGTTAGAGGGTATGGTTAAAGACAGatcaaacaacaagaacgaCATCTTGTTTGAAATGTCTCATATTGACCCTGTAGATGCTAAAAGTTCTAGACTTTTGATTCTCCATGGTGTCGACTTTGACAAAATAAACCACTTGAAGGTGGTTGACTACCTTAACAGctacttgaaaaagatagatattgaagaaacttctttATCCAACAACATTGACgacaaaagaaaaacaaaagaTGACAAGAGTTTGATCGTAGAGTTCCACAATAGTACTTGTTGTACTATTATATCATCGCTAGTAAAACTTCAGCTCAAATTTAATGAGTTCAAGGACGATGCAGAGCTTGCTCATCACGAAGAGGAGACGTTTACAATTAAGTTTGAAAGGCCCAACGAATACGTGGTTCAAACTTTACCTCCTTATACcaaacaagatgaagacataaaagagaaagtaGTTGATTCACCGAGAAAAATTACCCTAAAGTTTTCGCCTGAAACCACTGAAACACAAATAATTACTGAATTGAATCTTTATTCGCCAGTAAGAGCCTTCCAAATGTTCAGAGAAGTTGGTACCAAAGTATCGTTGGGTATGgcatttgttgaatttttcattgaTCCGGCCTCCTACAAGCACACCGATCAAGTTATTGAAAGACTCCAAGAACTACTTCAAAAGCTTGATCAGTCTCAAATAATCGACGAAGCATTCTTTTCGTGTATTATTCCACACAAAACGAGTATCCAAGATTGCCAAATCAACTTTGATAGTTTGAAACACTTGGTGAGAAACGAGAATGTGTCCACACATCCTAAGCTGAGAGTTATTCAGTTGCTCAATGTTGTTACTCCGAAAGATTTAGTCGAAGATTCCAATTACCAGTTTATATTGAAAGATATTAAAAGAGAAGCTTCACGAATTGGAACTGTGGTATCAATCAAGATTCCCAGACCTGCCAATGAATTCACGCCAGGTTTGGCACAATTCAGTGTTCCTGGTCTAGGCAAAGTGTTCATCgaatttgaagacgaagaagtgGCTTTTAGAGCTATCATGGAGTTAGCTGGAAGGCTGTATAACGACCGCTGTGTTATCTGTGCTTTCTACAATGTCGACGACTACAGAATGGGATTGTACTAG